From the Stigmatella erecta genome, one window contains:
- a CDS encoding lysoplasmalogenase, with amino-acid sequence MLPSTAHPRRTSLPQVFLGAFVSAALVNCAANLSGLGGPWLVFCSKGVLMPLLAAFLHTSTRGKRTLLPRRFLFLALGFCWAGDIALGLPGHDLFLVGMAAFGFAHLCYIRTFLEGVRWKRLNRRKAVMYGFPFAVYGYTLYPVIAAHMTGGDLRYRLPMLIYMALVLTSALSGFLRTLQFRSSSSTPVLAGAVLFVLSDSIVALSRFVFPLPAMNFAIMATYLFAQYLIVKGCVLATPVEPPELRMPLSPAAA; translated from the coding sequence ATGCTCCCTTCCACAGCGCATCCTCGGCGAACGTCTCTTCCTCAAGTCTTCCTGGGCGCTTTTGTCTCCGCGGCACTGGTCAACTGTGCCGCGAACCTGTCTGGCCTCGGTGGGCCCTGGCTGGTGTTCTGCTCGAAGGGGGTGCTCATGCCCCTGCTCGCGGCATTCCTCCACACGAGCACGCGCGGCAAGCGCACGCTCCTGCCGCGCCGCTTCCTTTTCCTCGCATTGGGCTTCTGTTGGGCCGGAGACATCGCGTTGGGCCTGCCCGGACATGATCTCTTCCTGGTGGGCATGGCCGCGTTCGGTTTTGCGCACCTTTGCTACATCCGCACGTTTCTCGAGGGCGTCCGGTGGAAGCGTCTCAACAGGCGCAAGGCCGTGATGTATGGCTTTCCGTTCGCTGTCTACGGATACACGCTGTACCCGGTCATCGCGGCACATATGACTGGCGGTGACCTGCGCTACCGCCTGCCCATGCTGATCTACATGGCTCTGGTGCTCACGAGCGCCCTCAGCGGTTTCCTGCGCACGCTCCAGTTCCGCTCGTCCTCTTCCACACCGGTGCTTGCCGGGGCCGTGCTGTTCGTGCTGTCCGACAGCATTGTGGCCCTCTCGCGTTTCGTCTTTCCGCTGCCCGCCATGAATTTCGCCATCATGGCGACGTATCTCTTTGCGCAATACCTGATTGTCAAAGGCTGTGTGCTCGCAACACCCGTAGAACCACCGGAGCTGAGAATGCCGTTGTCTCCCGCCGCTGCTTGA
- a CDS encoding FAD-binding oxidoreductase, producing the protein MEQTFDGMKIVTARPVSNWFNDIHTHPRVIAYPTHPRHLQRIVRDTKTFPSPLRAVGSIHSTTACFEADTGTVVVMKAFNHMSLGVDAEGNPTVTAGAGARFFEVAEFLRRHQLQFYVNVEIGDLTMGAAACVGTKESAFPGEHGQVSSYLQSVKMINARGEWVEIPSPQQELDLQTLRSSYGLLGFVYEVTFQVKKLTAMAVRHRTFTLQEFVEFLHTGLKDLEKQGTSIMLYLDPFTRKHLFMGPRGLITAELRTYVDADPAASTRWQWKLRNFVWRDAAPRFAHLAARFVPFRFLRNALLNTANWVNHFFLRTVIRGRNTQPPAQIIRYPHKGGPGKYTFSILAFPEKGYSEVLSWYFAFCQRHEAKHGYRSNLLSVGYRTFQDQRSLLSYSYEGNSMTADPVSTGTPGWREFLAEYHASAEKHGGVPLFNQTPGVTAGAAWQAFGQRLRKLARIRDRLDPTGRFLNPFFKALLEEPLPQHLGHSMRKAG; encoded by the coding sequence ATGGAACAGACCTTTGATGGAATGAAGATCGTCACCGCCAGGCCCGTGTCGAACTGGTTCAATGACATCCACACCCATCCCCGGGTGATTGCCTATCCCACGCATCCCCGGCACCTTCAGCGCATCGTCCGGGACACGAAGACGTTTCCCAGTCCCCTCCGGGCGGTGGGCTCGATCCACTCCACCACGGCTTGCTTCGAAGCGGATACCGGGACCGTGGTGGTGATGAAGGCGTTCAATCACATGTCCCTGGGGGTGGATGCCGAGGGCAACCCCACGGTCACCGCGGGCGCCGGGGCGCGCTTCTTCGAGGTGGCCGAGTTCCTCCGCCGCCACCAGCTCCAGTTCTATGTGAATGTGGAGATTGGCGATCTCACCATGGGGGCGGCGGCCTGTGTGGGCACCAAGGAGTCCGCCTTCCCCGGAGAGCATGGCCAGGTGAGCTCCTACTTGCAGTCCGTGAAGATGATCAATGCACGGGGGGAGTGGGTGGAAATCCCCAGCCCCCAGCAAGAGCTGGATCTGCAGACGCTGCGCTCCAGTTATGGACTGCTGGGCTTCGTTTACGAGGTCACCTTCCAGGTGAAGAAGCTCACGGCGATGGCGGTGCGCCACCGCACCTTCACCCTTCAGGAGTTCGTGGAGTTCCTCCACACCGGGCTGAAAGACCTGGAGAAGCAGGGCACGTCGATCATGCTCTACCTGGATCCCTTCACCCGCAAGCACCTGTTCATGGGGCCCCGGGGGCTCATCACCGCGGAGCTTCGCACCTATGTCGATGCGGATCCCGCCGCGTCCACCCGCTGGCAGTGGAAGTTGCGCAACTTCGTCTGGAGGGACGCGGCCCCGCGCTTCGCGCATCTGGCCGCGCGGTTCGTGCCGTTCCGGTTCCTGCGCAATGCGCTGCTGAACACGGCGAACTGGGTGAACCACTTCTTCCTGCGCACCGTGATTCGCGGACGCAACACCCAGCCCCCGGCGCAGATCATCCGCTATCCCCACAAGGGAGGCCCCGGGAAGTACACCTTCAGCATCCTGGCCTTTCCCGAGAAGGGTTATAGCGAGGTGCTCTCCTGGTACTTCGCGTTCTGTCAGCGCCATGAGGCGAAGCACGGCTACCGCAGCAACCTGCTGAGCGTGGGGTACCGCACCTTCCAGGATCAGCGCTCCCTGCTCTCGTACTCCTACGAGGGCAACTCCATGACGGCCGATCCCGTCTCCACGGGGACCCCTGGGTGGAGGGAGTTCCTGGCGGAGTACCATGCCTCGGCGGAGAAGCACGGAGGCGTGCCGCTGTTCAATCAGACCCCGGGGGTGACCGCCGGGGCCGCGTGGCAGGCTTTCGGTCAGCGGCTGCGCAAGCTCGCCAGGATTCGGGACCGGCTCGACCCCACGGGGCGCTTCCTGAACCCCTTCTTCAAGGCCCTGCTGGAGGAGCCCCTCCCGCAGCACCTGGGGCACTCCATGCGCAAGGCAGGCTGA
- a CDS encoding sugar ABC transporter substrate-binding protein: MNRCLLAVFFLLLSVPRSGHAQEKKEVDLQIWNGYRAAERTALEQAVAAYNKARAGTGVKATLRNIPSDAFTDKISATVPRGVGPDVFIFPQDRLGGWVESGNILEPLDFFLDEPLRKRFLPATLEAMTYRGSVYALPLNFKVLTLIYNKKLLSKPPRTTKELVETCAKLPGKKEDSTCLVYPYTDFYYHGALMNAFGGRVFDPGPKPRLDAPENVKALELLMRWVDKDKLLPPEPSTALTTSLFNTGKAAMVFSGPWFLGEVSPNIDYGLALLPTVDEAGGKPMRPWMTVEGVAVAAPSKHKEQAFDFVNFLTGPEGERLMAVVGRQNPALQQSYDEPAIAQDPLLKAFRAQAESAVPLPNLAEMTMVWSPMTSAMNAIARKASSPKAALEEAQKSVQRDVEGLRRKRPPTP, translated from the coding sequence ATGAACCGTTGTTTGCTCGCTGTGTTCTTTCTTCTCCTCTCGGTGCCCCGCTCCGGCCACGCGCAGGAGAAGAAGGAAGTCGATCTCCAGATCTGGAATGGGTACAGGGCTGCCGAGCGGACGGCCCTGGAGCAGGCCGTGGCCGCCTACAACAAGGCCCGGGCAGGCACGGGCGTGAAGGCCACCCTGCGCAACATTCCGTCGGATGCCTTCACGGACAAGATCAGCGCCACCGTGCCCCGGGGGGTGGGCCCCGATGTCTTCATCTTTCCCCAGGACCGGCTGGGCGGCTGGGTGGAGAGCGGCAACATCCTCGAGCCCCTCGACTTCTTCCTGGACGAGCCCCTCCGCAAGCGCTTCCTGCCCGCCACCCTGGAGGCGATGACCTACCGGGGCTCCGTCTACGCCCTGCCCCTGAACTTCAAGGTCCTCACGCTCATCTACAACAAGAAGCTCCTGTCCAAGCCCCCGCGGACCACGAAGGAGCTGGTGGAGACGTGCGCCAAGCTGCCCGGGAAGAAGGAGGACAGCACGTGCCTCGTCTACCCCTACACGGACTTCTACTACCACGGGGCATTGATGAACGCCTTCGGGGGACGGGTGTTCGACCCCGGCCCGAAGCCCCGGCTGGATGCCCCCGAGAACGTGAAGGCGCTGGAGCTGCTGATGCGCTGGGTGGACAAGGACAAGCTCCTTCCGCCCGAGCCCTCCACGGCGCTGACCACCTCGCTGTTCAACACGGGCAAGGCGGCGATGGTGTTCTCCGGCCCGTGGTTCCTGGGCGAAGTGTCCCCGAACATCGACTATGGCCTGGCGCTGCTGCCCACCGTGGATGAGGCCGGGGGCAAGCCGATGCGCCCGTGGATGACCGTGGAGGGCGTCGCCGTGGCCGCCCCGTCGAAGCACAAGGAGCAGGCGTTCGACTTCGTGAACTTCCTCACGGGCCCCGAGGGCGAGCGGCTCATGGCGGTGGTGGGCCGCCAGAACCCCGCGCTGCAGCAGTCCTACGACGAGCCCGCGATCGCGCAGGATCCCCTCCTGAAGGCGTTCCGCGCCCAGGCGGAGTCCGCCGTTCCGCTCCCCAACCTGGCGGAGATGACGATGGTCTGGTCGCCCATGACCAGCGCCATGAACGCCATCGCGCGCAAGGCCTCTTCGCCCAAGGCGGCCCTGGAAGAGGCCCAGAAGTCCGTTCAGCGGGACGTGGAGGGCCTGCGCCGCAAGCGGCCCCCCACCCCCTGA
- a CDS encoding glycoside hydrolase family 88 protein, with translation MGGRIQMQGVGLLLGLLVAGSALALEDAAVAQALQFSQQQLSRMGAQLPVGQYPKSTPSDGTVRTTPATDMTGWTQGFFPGELWILYELTGASSWKALAADWTRALEVQKGNTQTHDLGFKFIPSYGHAYRLTGDPYYRDILLQAARSLVTRYDAKVGVFNTCDWNPDWHLPTVIDTMVNLELIFWAAENGGPPEWKDMALHHALRTWEDLVRPDGSTFHVVDYDPVSGAILSKETYQGYADGSTWTRGQAWAMYGFTLAYRYTQDPRMLEAARKVTDAYLNRLSGDFVPNWDFDAPEQRKDSSAAAAAASALLELHRFVADPVQRARYQSAALRMLESLTSPAYLAAGTRNAGILLHGVGHLPAGHEVDVGLVYGDYYFLEALMRYRQQQPPPDGDAGWHSKQAFAGSLYALGSGHTGVLTVEFDVTPHGPAVDGVMGYVGSAAQVSSYADLPISVRLNPSGVFDARNGAVYAAANPVPYTAHQTYHVRVGVDLPAQRYSVWLTPPGLPEVLLAENYAFRTGAPPLADLGQVSLRSTQRDNEFTVARHTVKATPGLPDPEGPTPGVPPEVPPGDGGTPEDSLTDGDERKAGGCAAATGPLGAGWGALLLAALLRARRSPAH, from the coding sequence ATGGGGGGCAGGATTCAGATGCAAGGCGTGGGCTTGCTCCTCGGCCTGCTCGTGGCGGGTTCCGCCCTGGCGCTGGAGGATGCGGCGGTGGCGCAGGCCCTTCAGTTCTCCCAGCAGCAGCTGTCGCGGATGGGGGCACAGCTCCCGGTGGGTCAGTACCCGAAGAGCACCCCCTCGGATGGGACCGTCCGGACGACGCCCGCCACGGACATGACCGGCTGGACCCAGGGCTTTTTCCCCGGAGAACTCTGGATTCTGTACGAGCTGACCGGAGCGTCCTCCTGGAAGGCGCTCGCGGCGGACTGGACGCGGGCCCTGGAGGTGCAGAAGGGGAACACCCAGACGCATGACCTGGGCTTCAAGTTCATCCCCAGCTATGGCCACGCGTACCGGCTGACAGGAGATCCGTACTACCGGGACATCCTGCTGCAGGCCGCGCGTTCCCTGGTCACCCGCTACGATGCGAAGGTGGGGGTCTTCAACACCTGTGACTGGAACCCGGACTGGCACCTGCCCACCGTCATCGACACGATGGTGAACCTGGAGCTGATCTTCTGGGCCGCCGAGAACGGTGGGCCGCCCGAGTGGAAGGACATGGCGCTCCACCATGCGCTGCGCACGTGGGAGGATCTCGTCCGCCCGGATGGGAGCACCTTCCACGTCGTGGATTATGATCCGGTGTCGGGCGCCATCCTCTCGAAGGAGACGTACCAGGGGTATGCGGACGGCTCCACCTGGACGCGGGGCCAGGCGTGGGCCATGTACGGCTTCACCCTGGCCTACCGGTACACCCAGGATCCGCGCATGCTGGAGGCCGCCCGGAAGGTGACCGATGCCTACCTGAACCGGCTGTCCGGGGACTTCGTGCCCAACTGGGACTTCGATGCGCCGGAGCAACGCAAGGACTCGTCGGCTGCCGCGGCGGCGGCCTCCGCGCTGCTGGAGCTCCACCGCTTCGTGGCGGACCCGGTCCAGCGCGCGCGCTACCAATCCGCCGCCCTCCGCATGCTGGAGAGCCTCACCTCGCCGGCGTACCTGGCCGCCGGGACACGCAACGCGGGCATCCTGCTGCACGGCGTGGGGCATCTGCCCGCGGGGCACGAGGTGGACGTGGGGCTCGTGTACGGGGACTACTACTTCCTCGAGGCGCTGATGCGGTACCGGCAGCAGCAGCCTCCTCCGGACGGTGACGCGGGCTGGCACTCGAAGCAAGCGTTCGCTGGGAGCCTGTACGCTCTGGGCTCCGGTCACACCGGCGTGCTCACTGTGGAGTTCGATGTCACCCCCCACGGCCCGGCCGTTGATGGCGTGATGGGCTACGTGGGCAGCGCGGCCCAGGTGTCCTCTTATGCGGACCTGCCCATCAGCGTGCGCCTCAACCCGAGCGGGGTGTTCGACGCGCGGAATGGCGCGGTCTACGCCGCGGCGAACCCGGTGCCCTATACCGCCCACCAGACATACCACGTGCGCGTGGGGGTGGACCTGCCCGCCCAGCGCTACAGCGTCTGGCTCACCCCTCCGGGTCTTCCGGAGGTGCTCCTGGCGGAGAACTACGCCTTCCGCACCGGGGCGCCCCCCTTGGCGGATCTGGGCCAGGTGTCGCTCAGGAGCACCCAGCGCGACAACGAGTTCACGGTGGCCCGCCATACCGTGAAGGCCACGCCGGGGCTTCCAGACCCGGAAGGGCCCACGCCGGGCGTTCCCCCGGAGGTGCCGCCGGGCGACGGCGGGACCCCCGAGGACTCACTGACCGATGGGGATGAGCGCAAAGCCGGAGGCTGTGCCGCGGCCACGGGGCCCCTGGGGGCTGGCTGGGGGGCGCTGCTGCTGGCCGCGCTGCTCCGGGCCCGCCGTTCCCCAGCGCACTGA
- a CDS encoding AMP-binding protein: MKEHVHSPASGGARLVWKEARTFADILRRRAADQGSAPAFTFLGAQPSEDVTLTYAELDTRARAIAAELNGRGLSGQRVLVSLPLGPTSVASFFGCLYAGAIAVPVPSPLFGPPQQGPGQMATLAMDSGAAAALVAGQRPAEGQRLTIEGLAGHIDLIAAEAISGPPPADWHPPVVDTRAIAFLQYTAGTLGAPKGVRVTHANLLDNCEALRRSLGHTFTDKILLWLPSHQGLGLLEGVLQPLYAGVHCVLMPAQSFFQRPGRWLEAISAHGATVSGAPNFAYELCVRTVGEAERAKLDLSRWRVAFSSMEQVRAETLERFAEHFGPCGFQAKAFRPLYGLAESTFLISSSKSDAGATVRGVAVDALAQQRITERPGAATKLVSSGSAASVQVLIVDPITRAVRGEQEIGEIWVSGLSVADGYWGRVGTTEEVFRGRLAGSASAGRAFLRTGDLGASVGGDLYVTGRIRDVIIWQGQELRLQDLEFDVESSHPALVPGSCVAAASKQGRNEELTLIAEVLPTELEPVGTDARRRQQEIIEAIHRRVNLRHGVTPRDVVLVRAYSLPRSSTGRVSRSATRALHQASGLKSLSQAQDEERPAPARSEPSLSPGRESSWKGPQDRLPLTPALYAVHDPARGLQGRTGACRVFELPAGTEAFHAEEALHAVWAAHEPLRLRYARLGAEGPSGWAALIAPEKEPVPLTRIDLASRTDVECWPTVEAMARKLGAEVGRCSGALATFVFCARGDKAAPWLMAICHPSLMDESSWRILASDLADACEQARLRGRVRLAPQSGSLMGWAQQLATEVRLPRTVQEARTHWLQASPSSEAAPPAPGASGVPAPSAQATVDAAALQRAATLLDVSREALLLTACSLAFAAHTQRASVRVSLEQSARGTSLYRVDTSRMLGNLHYAFPTLVAVEPGAAPEKLARRLHLQLLEAPLEGLAYEGLRTYGEDRSLADALTALPVPDFGLHLADEGAPSSRGTLHTLALFDDGPWPGTGAIALRVEARLSTEQAQLLWHGRTADGELLSTLAKLTEQVLRGLCSQVETLKATPPTGLGAARTVPPQTRSH, translated from the coding sequence GTGAAAGAACACGTACACTCCCCGGCAAGCGGCGGGGCCCGCCTCGTGTGGAAGGAGGCGAGAACGTTTGCGGACATCCTCCGCCGCCGCGCGGCAGACCAGGGCTCGGCCCCCGCCTTCACCTTCCTGGGCGCGCAGCCCTCCGAGGACGTCACCCTCACGTACGCCGAGCTGGACACGCGCGCCCGGGCCATCGCCGCGGAGCTGAACGGGCGGGGGCTGTCGGGCCAGCGCGTCCTCGTGTCCCTGCCCTTGGGCCCCACCTCCGTGGCCAGCTTCTTTGGCTGCCTGTACGCGGGCGCGATCGCCGTGCCCGTGCCCTCCCCGCTGTTCGGCCCGCCCCAGCAGGGGCCCGGGCAGATGGCCACCTTGGCCATGGACTCCGGGGCCGCGGCGGCGCTCGTCGCCGGCCAGCGCCCCGCGGAGGGCCAGCGGCTGACCATCGAGGGGCTCGCGGGCCACATCGATCTCATCGCCGCCGAGGCCATCTCCGGGCCTCCCCCCGCTGACTGGCATCCCCCCGTGGTGGACACGCGCGCCATCGCGTTTCTCCAGTACACGGCCGGCACCCTGGGCGCCCCCAAGGGGGTGCGCGTCACCCACGCCAACCTCCTGGACAACTGCGAGGCGCTGCGGCGATCGCTGGGGCACACCTTCACCGATAAGATCCTTCTCTGGCTGCCCAGCCACCAGGGCCTGGGGCTGCTGGAGGGCGTGCTCCAGCCCCTGTACGCCGGCGTGCACTGCGTGCTCATGCCAGCGCAGTCCTTCTTCCAGCGGCCAGGGCGCTGGCTGGAGGCCATCTCCGCCCACGGCGCGACGGTCAGCGGCGCGCCGAACTTCGCCTATGAGCTGTGCGTGCGCACGGTGGGCGAGGCGGAGCGGGCCAAGCTGGACCTGAGCCGCTGGCGCGTCGCCTTCTCCAGCATGGAGCAGGTGCGCGCCGAGACGCTGGAGCGCTTCGCGGAGCACTTCGGCCCGTGCGGCTTCCAGGCCAAGGCTTTCCGTCCCCTGTACGGGCTGGCCGAGTCCACGTTCCTCATCTCCAGCTCCAAGTCCGACGCCGGCGCCACGGTGCGCGGGGTGGCCGTGGACGCGCTGGCCCAGCAGCGCATCACCGAGCGGCCGGGCGCGGCCACGAAGCTGGTGAGCAGTGGGTCCGCGGCGAGCGTCCAGGTGCTCATCGTGGACCCGATCACCCGCGCGGTGCGCGGCGAGCAGGAGATCGGGGAGATCTGGGTGTCCGGCCTGAGCGTGGCCGATGGCTATTGGGGCCGGGTGGGCACCACGGAAGAGGTGTTCCGCGGGCGGCTCGCGGGCTCGGCCTCCGCGGGGCGTGCCTTCCTGCGCACCGGGGATCTCGGCGCGAGCGTGGGCGGAGACCTGTATGTCACCGGGCGGATCCGGGACGTCATCATCTGGCAGGGCCAGGAGCTGCGGCTGCAGGATCTCGAGTTCGACGTGGAGTCGAGCCACCCCGCCCTCGTGCCCGGCAGCTGCGTGGCGGCCGCCTCCAAGCAGGGGCGCAACGAGGAGCTCACGCTGATCGCCGAGGTGCTCCCCACCGAGCTGGAACCCGTGGGCACGGACGCCCGAAGGCGGCAGCAGGAGATCATCGAGGCCATTCACCGGCGCGTGAACCTGCGCCACGGGGTGACGCCCCGGGACGTCGTGCTCGTGCGGGCCTACTCCCTGCCCCGCTCCTCCACCGGCCGGGTCTCCCGCTCCGCCACACGGGCGCTTCACCAGGCCTCCGGCCTCAAGTCCCTGTCCCAGGCCCAGGACGAGGAGCGCCCTGCCCCCGCCCGGAGCGAGCCCTCCCTCTCCCCGGGGCGCGAATCCTCCTGGAAGGGGCCTCAGGACCGGCTCCCCCTGACGCCCGCGCTGTACGCGGTGCATGATCCGGCGCGTGGGCTCCAGGGCCGGACCGGGGCCTGCCGGGTGTTCGAGCTGCCCGCGGGCACCGAGGCCTTCCACGCGGAGGAGGCGCTCCACGCCGTCTGGGCCGCCCACGAGCCGCTGCGCCTGCGCTATGCGCGGCTGGGGGCCGAGGGCCCGTCCGGCTGGGCCGCGCTCATCGCTCCCGAGAAGGAGCCCGTTCCCCTGACGCGGATTGATCTCGCGTCCCGCACGGACGTGGAGTGCTGGCCCACCGTCGAGGCCATGGCCCGGAAGCTGGGCGCGGAAGTGGGCCGGTGCTCGGGCGCGCTGGCCACGTTCGTCTTCTGCGCCCGGGGCGACAAGGCGGCCCCGTGGCTCATGGCGATCTGCCACCCCTCGCTGATGGACGAGTCCTCGTGGCGGATCCTCGCCTCGGACCTGGCGGATGCGTGCGAGCAGGCACGGCTGCGAGGGCGCGTGAGGCTGGCCCCCCAGAGCGGCTCCCTGATGGGCTGGGCCCAGCAGCTCGCCACGGAGGTCCGGCTGCCCCGGACCGTCCAGGAAGCCCGCACGCACTGGCTCCAGGCCTCCCCCTCCTCCGAGGCGGCCCCCCCCGCGCCCGGTGCCTCGGGCGTCCCCGCGCCCAGCGCACAGGCCACCGTGGACGCGGCCGCGCTCCAGCGGGCCGCCACCCTGCTCGATGTCTCCCGGGAGGCCCTGCTGCTGACGGCGTGCTCGCTGGCCTTCGCGGCGCACACCCAGCGCGCCTCGGTACGGGTCAGCCTGGAGCAGAGCGCGCGGGGCACCAGCCTCTACCGGGTGGACACCTCGCGCATGCTGGGCAACCTCCACTATGCGTTCCCCACGCTCGTGGCCGTGGAACCCGGCGCGGCCCCGGAGAAGCTGGCGCGGCGGCTCCACCTCCAACTCCTGGAAGCCCCGCTGGAGGGGCTCGCCTACGAGGGCCTGCGGACCTACGGCGAGGATCGCTCGCTGGCTGACGCGCTCACCGCCTTGCCCGTCCCTGACTTCGGCCTGCACCTGGCGGACGAAGGCGCCCCGTCCAGCCGAGGCACCCTGCACACCCTGGCCCTGTTCGATGACGGGCCCTGGCCGGGCACGGGGGCCATTGCCCTGCGCGTGGAGGCCCGGCTCTCCACGGAACAAGCCCAGCTGCTCTGGCACGGCCGCACGGCCGACGGCGAACTGCTGAGCACGCTGGCGAAGCTCACCGAGCAGGTGCTCCGTGGGCTCTGCTCCCAGGTGGAGACCCTCAAGGCCACGCCTCCCACGGGACTCGGCGCGGCCCGGACTGTCCCTCCCCAGACGCGCTCCCACTGA
- a CDS encoding ABC transporter permease, with amino-acid sequence MLRNLRELYQYRGLLLSLTQRELKARYRGSVLGFLWTFLNPMLQMAVYTLLFSVYMRQNIEHYPYFMFVGLLPWIWFSSSIGAGASAISDRRDLLTKVRFPAQVLPATVVVTNLCNFMLSVPLLIVFGLVLGRWPSWHLLFFPAVVLIQLCVTMGLAYLISAINVTFRDLQQIVVNLLTMWFFVTPIFYQAQTVPDRFRALVILANPMAVMVTSYQAIFYEHRMPDLGPLLLWLGIALVLLAVASSIFERRREEFAEVV; translated from the coding sequence ATGTTGCGTAACCTCCGAGAACTCTACCAATACCGGGGCCTGTTGCTCAGCCTGACCCAGCGGGAGCTGAAGGCGCGGTACCGCGGCTCGGTGCTCGGGTTCTTGTGGACGTTCCTCAACCCGATGCTGCAGATGGCCGTCTATACGCTCCTGTTCTCGGTCTACATGCGCCAGAACATCGAGCACTACCCGTACTTCATGTTCGTCGGGCTGCTGCCGTGGATCTGGTTCTCCAGCTCCATCGGTGCGGGGGCCAGCGCCATCAGCGACCGCCGGGACTTGCTCACCAAGGTGCGCTTTCCGGCCCAGGTGCTGCCGGCCACCGTGGTGGTCACCAACCTGTGCAACTTCATGCTGTCGGTGCCGCTGCTCATCGTCTTCGGGCTCGTCCTGGGGCGGTGGCCCTCCTGGCACCTGCTGTTCTTTCCGGCCGTGGTGCTCATCCAGCTGTGCGTGACGATGGGGCTGGCCTACCTCATCTCCGCCATCAATGTGACGTTCCGGGACCTGCAGCAGATCGTCGTCAACCTGCTGACCATGTGGTTCTTCGTCACGCCCATCTTCTACCAGGCGCAGACGGTACCGGACCGGTTCCGGGCCCTGGTCATTCTCGCCAACCCCATGGCGGTGATGGTCACGTCCTACCAGGCCATCTTTTATGAGCACCGGATGCCCGACCTGGGGCCGCTGCTGCTGTGGTTGGGTATCGCGCTCGTGCTGCTGGCGGTGGCCTCCAGCATCTTCGAACGGCGGCGCGAGGAGTTCGCGGAGGTCGTTTGA
- a CDS encoding ABC transporter ATP-binding protein codes for MSQTHNRDAIVIRNVVKSFRKSTVRREYTTIKSELVRWMMGRKDRGEKTFIEALRGIDLTIPRGKTVGILGRNGSGKSTLLKLMTGIYSPTSGSIDINGRISALLDLGAGFHPDFSGRENILINGIILGMSRAEVRARMDEIVAFSELGDFVDEPVRTYSSGMYMRLAFSVATHVDPDILIVDEILAVGDEHFGKKSMAKMMEFKKAGKTIVLVTHDLLTIEKWCDTAAWLDAGRIRRFGSPEEVVQDYRRAVALAEEQFQVMVPAAIAADGGALPALDAPAEPASNAAAMLKISGVRLTRRDGVETSRVDTEEGLSLHLDFTAFQSVEDADFVVALRRTDGMLVYQTSTAAEALPLPRPLARQGSLVLLIERVGLTAGDYLFDVSVRSASGQSQDMHRGVCPFTVTSAIADEGIARPAHCWRVESEGTAKLELLPRWVGS; via the coding sequence TTGAGCCAGACACACAACAGGGATGCCATCGTCATCCGCAATGTCGTCAAGAGCTTCCGCAAGAGCACCGTCCGGCGTGAGTACACGACGATCAAGTCGGAGCTGGTGCGCTGGATGATGGGCCGCAAGGACCGGGGCGAGAAGACCTTCATCGAGGCGCTGCGCGGCATCGATTTGACGATTCCCCGGGGCAAGACGGTGGGCATCCTGGGCCGCAATGGCTCCGGGAAGAGCACCCTGCTCAAGCTCATGACGGGCATCTACTCGCCCACCTCGGGGAGCATCGACATCAACGGGCGGATCTCCGCGCTGTTGGATCTCGGGGCGGGCTTCCACCCGGACTTCTCGGGCCGGGAGAACATCCTCATCAACGGCATCATCCTGGGCATGTCCCGGGCGGAGGTGCGCGCCAGGATGGACGAGATCGTCGCCTTCAGCGAGCTGGGCGACTTCGTCGACGAGCCGGTGCGCACCTACTCCAGCGGCATGTACATGCGGCTGGCCTTCTCGGTGGCCACCCACGTGGACCCCGACATCCTCATCGTCGATGAGATTCTGGCCGTGGGCGACGAGCACTTCGGCAAGAAGAGCATGGCGAAGATGATGGAGTTCAAGAAGGCCGGGAAGACCATCGTCCTCGTCACGCACGATCTGCTGACCATCGAGAAGTGGTGTGACACGGCCGCGTGGCTCGACGCGGGGCGCATCCGCCGCTTCGGTTCTCCGGAAGAAGTCGTCCAGGACTACCGCCGTGCCGTGGCGCTGGCCGAGGAGCAGTTCCAGGTGATGGTGCCCGCGGCGATCGCCGCCGATGGCGGGGCGCTGCCCGCGCTGGATGCCCCGGCGGAGCCCGCCTCCAACGCCGCGGCCATGCTGAAGATCTCGGGCGTGCGCCTGACGCGCCGGGATGGCGTGGAGACCTCCCGGGTGGACACGGAAGAGGGGCTCTCGCTCCACCTGGACTTCACGGCGTTTCAGTCGGTGGAGGACGCGGACTTCGTCGTCGCGCTGCGGCGGACCGATGGGATGCTCGTGTATCAGACGAGCACGGCGGCCGAGGCGCTGCCCTTGCCCCGGCCTCTGGCGAGGCAGGGCTCCCTGGTGTTGCTCATCGAGCGCGTGGGGCTGACGGCCGGTGACTACCTCTTCGATGTCTCCGTGCGCTCCGCGTCCGGGCAGAGCCAGGACATGCACCGCGGCGTCTGCCCCTTCACGGTGACCTCGGCCATCGCGGACGAGGGCATCGCGCGGCCGGCGCACTGCTGGCGCGTGGAGAGCGAGGGGACCGCCAAGCTGGAGCTTCTGCCGAGGTGGGTCGGCTCGTGA